GCAATGCCCTCAGAAGCGAGGCGTCTGCGTCCGGGTCTATACAACGACCCCCAAAAAGCCTAACTCGGCATTACGCAAAGTAGCGCGGGTGCGGCTCTCGAACGGCATCGAGGTAACGAGTTACATCCCCGGCGAAGGGCACAACCTACAGGAGCACTCGTTGGTCCTCATCCGGGGCGGGCGTGTTAAGGACCTGCCGGGGGTGCGTTATCATATTGTGCGCGGGACCCTCGACGCCGCCGGCGTAGCCAAGCGCCAGCAGGGGCGGTCGAAGTATGGCGCCAAGCGCGGCAAGAAATAGTAAAATAATAAGTTATCCTCGGCGGACGAGATTTCAATCCCGTCCGTCAAGGACATTTGAATAAGCCCATTACCAATGTCCCGACGCAAACGCGCAGCCCATCGCCCCGTCCCGCCCGATCCGCGGTTCGGCGATGTGATTGTTACGAAGTTCATCAATAACATTATGAAAGAGGGCAAGAAGAGCACCGCCGAGCGGATCTTCTACGATGCTCTCGAGATCGTAGCCAAGCGGACCAAGCAGAATGGCCTTGAGGTCTTCCGCAAGGCGATGGAAAACGCGCGTCCGCCGCTCGAGGTTAAGTCGCGGCGGGTTGGCGGTTCGACCTATCAGGTGCCCGTCGAGGTGCGTCACGACCGGCAGTTGGCATTGGCGATGCGCTGGATACTGCAGTATGCCCGGTCGCGCAGTGAGACGACGATGGCCGCGAATCTGGCATCGGAACTCATCGCCGCAGCCAATGGCGAAGGCTCGACGATCAAGAAACGGGAAGATACCCTCAAGATGGCTGAGGCCAACCGGGCCTTCGCGCATTTCAGGTGGTAGGGGAGGGATGGCAAAGCAAGTAAGAAGAAGATTGCATCCGAGACTACTGTCGAATTGCTGAAGGAGCATTCCGATAGTATGTCGAGAGAGGAACTGATTCAAGCTGCTGTTGGAAAGATCGCGGGCAATCGGAATACAATATGGATTCAAAGTTCTGAATCCAAGATCAAATGTAATAGGGCTGTTGAAATCGGTGGCAAAGTATTGGGTGACAAATGGGGAACTCCCGACGTGATTGGTCGGTACGCACCAGGAATCGAATTCGTCTCATTTCAGGCTGAGATTATCTTCTGTGAAGTCAAGAGCGACCCGAGTGATGGTGCCGCACTGCAGGGTTTTGGTCAAGCGATGGCATACGGAAGCTACTGTCACCGCACCTACCTTGTTCTTCCGTTGAAGTACGAAGTCCTTGGTCGGATGACAACGCTCTGTCAATTTTACGGTATGGGCTTGATCACTATTGATGTCAGCAAGAGCGCACAGATGAAAGTGTTTCACACAAAGGCGTTCAACCTGATTTTGGATGCGTGCCGCCGCGAGCCAGATCCTGATCTGCTGAATGAGAAATTGAGCAAATTGACTGATGATCAACGCCTTGCATTGGGTTATGATGTTGCACAAAGAAATGCAAGATCGAAGTGATCGAGGGAGAATCATCTGGTGAATGAGAATACTCTTCAGGCTATGCGGCGTCCGGTCCATAAGCAAGAAGCAATACGGACAATCGAGTCGCTGCCGGAAAGCGTCAGCCTCGACGACATCATCGAAGCCCTTTGTGTCAGGCTTGCTGTCGAAGAGGGCATGGCGGATGGTGACGCCGGCAGATATGTTGAGGAAGAGCAGCTGGATCGGCGGTTTGGCAAGTGAAGCGAGTGCGCTGGACGGAGCGGTCGTTTCGGGATTTGGAAAGCATTTTCGATTACATCGCTCGAGATTCGCCGCACCATGCCCGCCTGACCATTCGCGCTATCCGCTTGGTTGCCCGATCAGCGGCCGAGAGTCCAATGTTGGGACGAGTTGTTCCCGAGTTTGGTGAACCGCTTATCCGCGAGCGGTTCCATCGACAATACCGAATCATCTATCGCGTGATTGAGGGTGGGATTGAGGTAGATGCCGTGCTACACGGCGCGCGTCTTCTCGTTTAGTTCGAAGGTCGCTGGATTCTGAAATCCGGTACTCAAGCCGTCATCATCCGTCCAAGCGAAAGCGCTTCGATGACAGGTTCGTCAGTTCGTCATAGTTAGCCGACAGTCCCCTCACCAGGAATGCTCCTTTAGTGGAAAGCAGCCTGACCGGGCTGCTTTCGGCGTCTTTGGGAAGTTCAACCTACAGCACTCCAGCCCCGGCTGAAGTCAATCTCAAGAAGGAGCATCCTGCTGCACAGCGAGCGTGGGCGGGTTCAGATATAGATAAGTGATTCAGGAAGTTACACTACCCCGGACGAATCCCGGTAAGAACGGCAAGCCGAAGGCAATGAACGGCCAGAACGGCAACGGCAAGGTCGCCCTTAGCCAGATCCGCAACATCGGCATCATGGCTCACATCGACGCCGGCAAGACCACCACCACCGAGCGGATCCTCTACTACACCGGCCGCACTTATAAGGTAGGCGAAGTCCACGAAGGCACGGCGGTGATGGACTGGATGGATCAGGAACGCGAGCGCGGCATTACCATCACCAGCGCCTCGACGACCTGTCCCTGGAAAGACCACCAGATCAACATCATCGACACGCCGGGACACGTCGATTTCACGGCCGAAGTAGAGCGCTCGCTGAGGGTGCTCGACGGCGCCGTCGCGATCTTCTGCGCAGTCGGCGGTGTCGAGCCTCAATCTGAGACTGTCTGGCGTCAAGCCGACCGTTATGGTGTGCCGCGCATTGCTTACGTCAACAAGATGGACCGCTCCGGTGCAGATTTTTACCGCGTAATCGACATGATGAAGGAGAGGCTCGGCGCTCGACCTATTCCGGTGCAAATTCCGATTGGGCAGGGCGAACTTTTTACCGGGATGATCGATCTCGTCCGAATGAAGGCGATTTCGTTTCGCGATGAGAGCCTCGGTGTCCATTGGGAAGAGGGCGAAATCCCCGCCGACATGATCGCCGACGCCCGGCATTGGCGCGAGCAGTTGCTTGAGGCTGTCAGCGATTTCGACGATTCCTTGATGGCCAAGTTCCTTGAAGATGAAGTCATCGACGAGCATGAGATCAAAGCCGCTCTGCGCAAAGCAACAATAGCCTGTACCGGCGTTCCGGTGCTTTGCGGGTCGTCGTTTCGCTACAAAGGCGTGCAGCGGCTGCTCGACGCGGTGCTCGACTATCTTCCGAGCCCCCTCGATATGAAGCCAGTGGAGGGCCATAACCCCGATACCGAAAAGGCCGAATTGCGCACCGCCGACCCCACGGCGCCATTTGCCGCCCTCGCCTTCAAGATCGTAACCGACCCCTATATGGGGCGGCTCACTTACTTCCGGGTTTATTCGGGGCGGGTTGCTTCCGGCGATCAGGTACTTAACGCCACTAACGGCCGCAAGGAGCGCTTCAACCGCATCGTCAGGATGTTCGCCAACAAGCGCGATGATATCGAAGGCGTTGAGGCCGGCGACATCGTAGCCGCCATCGGCCTTCGCGACACCCGCACCGGCGACACCCTATGTGATATCAAGCATTCGATCCTGCTCGAGCGAATGAGCTTCCCTGAGCCGGTCATATCGGTCGCGGTCGAGCCGCAGTCGCAAGCCGAACAAGAGAAACTGGCCGACGCTCTCTCGAAATTGTCGGACGAAGACCCGACCTTCCGCGTTCGCACCGATCCTGAATCGGGGCAAACCCTCATCAGCGGGATGGGGGAACTTCACCTCGAGGTTCTCGTCGAGCGGATGCGGCGGGAGTTCAATGTCAAGGTTCAGCAAGGTCGCCCGCACGTTGCCTATCGCGAGACTATCACGCGCAGCGCCACAGCGGAAGGGCGTTACATTCGTCAGACCGGCGGTCACGGGCAGTATGGACACGTCAAACTGACCGTCGAACCGGGCGAGCCGGGAGCCGGGTACCAGTTTGAGTCTAAGATCATCGGTGGAACCATTCCCCGCGAATACATCGAGCCGGTCAACCGCGGTTGCCGCGATGCACTCGAGAGCGGCCCCCTCGCAGGTTACCCGGTCATTGACGTCAAGGTAACCCTGCTCGACGGATCTTACCATGAAGTTGATTCTTCCGAAATGGCATTCAAGATTGCCGGCTCGATGGCGGTGCAGGAGGCCGTGCGTCAGGCAGGAGTGGTGTTACTTGAGCCGTTCATGAAACTCGAGGTAATCTCCCCGGCGGTCTATCTCGGCGACGTCGTCGGCGACCTCAACAGCCGCCGCGCCCGCATCATGGGAATCGATGTCCGGAGCGACGCCCAGGTCGTATCGGCCGAAGTGCCGCTGGCGACGATGTTCGGCTACGCCACCAGTCTGCGCAGCCTCACCCAGGGTCGGGCGCTCTTCACGATGGAGTTCCTCCGCTACGAAGCGACGCCAAAGTCGGTCCAGGAGGAGATCCTCGATCGGGTGAACGGGAAGTAGGGGCAATAACAATAGTTATGTCCGACAAAGTTCACATATTTTGGGATAACACCAATATCTTTCTGACAGCTGTGGATACTGCAGGGGAGATGGAGCCTGGTCTCTCGCGATATGCGGTCCGAGTTCACTTCAACAATCTCTTTCAATTGGTATCACGCGGTCGGGAGGTGTTAACGAAAGAACTTGCCGGTTCGGTTCCACCGCAAGCCGCTTCTTTATGGGAATATGCTGAAAGGATGGGCTTCAAAACGACCTTGCTCCAAAGAGTGGAGAATGGGTTCGGTATCCTTCGCGAGCAAACCGTCGATGAAATGCTCCATCTGCGAATTGCCAATACTATTTTGGCCAGGCCCAATCCAGAAACTCTTGTGCTGCTGTCAGGAGACGGACGTGTAAGCAAGACGGGAACAAGTTTTCCCGGTCAATTGCGGTTTGCCCTTCAGCGCGATTGGAAGGTGGAAGTATATAGTTGGCGCGGAGGTTATAATTCCCGTGCATTTGGCGAACTCAAGTCGGATTTTCCAAAACTGGTAAAGGTCGAGATGTTGGACGATTATTATTATTCACTTACGTTCATCAAGGCGGGCCGATACTGGAGTATTACTCAATTAGGCGAGCAAGTTGAACTGAACATTCCGGATCGTGCCGCGAAACCTCTTAATATTATCGGGAACTGACCCATGGCCAAAGAGAAATTTGTTCGGGACAAGCCGCACGTCAACATCGGGACGATCGGCCACGTCGATCACGGCAAGACGACGCTTACGTCGGCGATCACCAAGGTTCTTGCCGCCAAGGGCTGGGCTCAGGAGCGTTCGTTCGACTCGATCGACAACGCGCCTGAGGAGCGGGCACGCGGGGTCACCATCAACACCGCCCACATTGAGTATCAGACCGCGAACCGTCACTATGCTCACGTGGACTGTCCGGGTCACGCCGACTACATCAAGAATATGGTGACGGGCGCGGCACAGATGGACGGAGCGATCGTGGTGGTGGGTGCGGACGATGGTCCGATGCCTCAGACTCGGGAGCACATTCTGTTGGCTCGTCAGGTGGGGGTTCCCTACCTGGTGGTGTTCATGAACAAGTGCGACCTGGTGGACGATCCGGAACTCTTGGATCTGGTGGAGTTGGAGATGCGGGAGTTGCTGAAGCAGTATCAGTTTCCGGGTGACGACATACCGGTGATTCGGGGCTCGGGGCTTCAGGCGATGAACTTTCCTGGGGATCGGGTTCACAACCAGTGCATCCTGGACCTGATGTCGGCGGTTGACAGTTACATCCCGACGCCACAGCGGGCGGTTGACAAGCCGTTTTTGATGCCGGTAGAGGATGTCTTTTCGATTACCGGTCGGGGGACGGTGGCGACGGGCCGCATCGAGCGGGGTATAATCCACGTGGGTGACGAGGTGGAATTGGTGGGCTTTGGATCGTCGAAGAAGTCGGTTGTGACGGGTGTTGAGATGTTCCGGAAGTTGCTTGACGAGGGACAGGCGGGGGACAATGTGGGGCTGTTGCTTCGTGGCATCGACAAGGACGAGGTTGAGCGGGGGATGGTGATATCGGCACCGGCATCGATCACCCCGCACACGAAGTTCGAGGGGAAGGTCTATGTTCTCTCGAAGGAGGAGGGCGGCCGTCACACGCCGTTTTTCCAGGGTTATCGTCCGCAGTTCTATTTTCGGACGACGGACGTAACGGGCGCGGTGGAGTTGCCTCAGGGTCGTGAGATGGTGATGCCGGGCGACAACGTAGAGATCAAGGTGGACTTGATTTCGCCGATTGCGCTTGAGGAGCAGGTTCGTTTTGCGATCCGCGAGGGCGGCCGCACGGTCGGCGCCGGCATGGTCACCAAGGTGACCGCGTAGAGATTCCAGTGGGAATCGTCTATGTAAGGGGAACCGTGATTGGTCCAAAGGGATCGCGTAATGTGCGCTTTCTGGTGGACAGCGGTGCGAGTTACAGCCTCTTGCCAGAACCTGTTTGGACCAAGATTGGGCTTGCACCTAAGCGAGAGATGCAGTTCGAATTTGCCGACGGGTCGATAGTGACCCGAAATGTGTCGCAATGCCAATTTCAAATCCTTGAAGAAGACGTCTATTCTCCCGTTATACTCGGCGAACGGGACGATGAGGCATTGCTGGGAGTAATTACCCTTGAGGTCATGGGATTGGTGCTCAATCCTTTCAAGAGGAAGTTGCAACCCCTGCGCCTGATGCTGGCAAGCGCCAAGGAAGTAGAAATCAAGAGTCCCAAGGAAGTTTAATGCCTCGTGACATCATCATTCTGGCCTGCAATGAATGTAAGCGCCGGAACTACACCAACACCAAGAACAAGCGCAAGCAGTCGGGACGCGTCGAGTACAAGAAGTTCTGCCCCCACTGCAACCAGCGCACCACTCATCGGGAGACGCGGTGAACGAGAG
The sequence above is drawn from the Calditrichota bacterium genome and encodes:
- a CDS encoding aspartyl protease produces the protein MGIVYVRGTVIGPKGSRNVRFLVDSGASYSLLPEPVWTKIGLAPKREMQFEFADGSIVTRNVSQCQFQILEEDVYSPVILGERDDEALLGVITLEVMGLVLNPFKRKLQPLRLMLASAKEVEIKSPKEV
- the rpsG gene encoding 30S ribosomal protein S7 encodes the protein MSRRKRAAHRPVPPDPRFGDVIVTKFINNIMKEGKKSTAERIFYDALEIVAKRTKQNGLEVFRKAMENARPPLEVKSRRVGGSTYQVPVEVRHDRQLALAMRWILQYARSRSETTMAANLASELIAAANGEGSTIKKREDTLKMAEANRAFAHFRW
- a CDS encoding type II toxin-antitoxin system RelE/ParE family toxin; amino-acid sequence: MKRVRWTERSFRDLESIFDYIARDSPHHARLTIRAIRLVARSAAESPMLGRVVPEFGEPLIRERFHRQYRIIYRVIEGGIEVDAVLHGARLLV
- a CDS encoding NYN domain-containing protein translates to MSDKVHIFWDNTNIFLTAVDTAGEMEPGLSRYAVRVHFNNLFQLVSRGREVLTKELAGSVPPQAASLWEYAERMGFKTTLLQRVENGFGILREQTVDEMLHLRIANTILARPNPETLVLLSGDGRVSKTGTSFPGQLRFALQRDWKVEVYSWRGGYNSRAFGELKSDFPKLVKVEMLDDYYYSLTFIKAGRYWSITQLGEQVELNIPDRAAKPLNIIGN
- a CDS encoding 30S ribosomal protein S12, with the translated sequence MPTINQLLRHGRSTTAIKSKAPALQQCPQKRGVCVRVYTTTPKKPNSALRKVARVRLSNGIEVTSYIPGEGHNLQEHSLVLIRGGRVKDLPGVRYHIVRGTLDAAGVAKRQQGRSKYGAKRGKK
- the tuf gene encoding elongation factor Tu, yielding MAKEKFVRDKPHVNIGTIGHVDHGKTTLTSAITKVLAAKGWAQERSFDSIDNAPEERARGVTINTAHIEYQTANRHYAHVDCPGHADYIKNMVTGAAQMDGAIVVVGADDGPMPQTREHILLARQVGVPYLVVFMNKCDLVDDPELLDLVELEMRELLKQYQFPGDDIPVIRGSGLQAMNFPGDRVHNQCILDLMSAVDSYIPTPQRAVDKPFLMPVEDVFSITGRGTVATGRIERGIIHVGDEVELVGFGSSKKSVVTGVEMFRKLLDEGQAGDNVGLLLRGIDKDEVERGMVISAPASITPHTKFEGKVYVLSKEEGGRHTPFFQGYRPQFYFRTTDVTGAVELPQGREMVMPGDNVEIKVDLISPIALEEQVRFAIREGGRTVGAGMVTKVTA
- the rpmG gene encoding 50S ribosomal protein L33; the protein is MPRDIIILACNECKRRNYTNTKNKRKQSGRVEYKKFCPHCNQRTTHRETR
- the fusA gene encoding elongation factor G; this encodes MNGQNGNGKVALSQIRNIGIMAHIDAGKTTTTERILYYTGRTYKVGEVHEGTAVMDWMDQERERGITITSASTTCPWKDHQINIIDTPGHVDFTAEVERSLRVLDGAVAIFCAVGGVEPQSETVWRQADRYGVPRIAYVNKMDRSGADFYRVIDMMKERLGARPIPVQIPIGQGELFTGMIDLVRMKAISFRDESLGVHWEEGEIPADMIADARHWREQLLEAVSDFDDSLMAKFLEDEVIDEHEIKAALRKATIACTGVPVLCGSSFRYKGVQRLLDAVLDYLPSPLDMKPVEGHNPDTEKAELRTADPTAPFAALAFKIVTDPYMGRLTYFRVYSGRVASGDQVLNATNGRKERFNRIVRMFANKRDDIEGVEAGDIVAAIGLRDTRTGDTLCDIKHSILLERMSFPEPVISVAVEPQSQAEQEKLADALSKLSDEDPTFRVRTDPESGQTLISGMGELHLEVLVERMRREFNVKVQQGRPHVAYRETITRSATAEGRYIRQTGGHGQYGHVKLTVEPGEPGAGYQFESKIIGGTIPREYIEPVNRGCRDALESGPLAGYPVIDVKVTLLDGSYHEVDSSEMAFKIAGSMAVQEAVRQAGVVLLEPFMKLEVISPAVYLGDVVGDLNSRRARIMGIDVRSDAQVVSAEVPLATMFGYATSLRSLTQGRALFTMEFLRYEATPKSVQEEILDRVNGK